The following proteins are encoded in a genomic region of Bacillota bacterium:
- a CDS encoding DUF2397 domain-containing protein: LRSIISSLQRTSAKIEEVLQNTEDEAVRSLASQVADHQLSVPRMDARPSKPDLENTLLGQWHGLKDWFLGVGGRESDPSYLQNETNETIRRITRFAQRLGERNQNIRSRYSDYLYLADWFSRLESIEEAHRLSACVFGVPNTRHFVADSPASEDIHKVDSNMRRVLLGWIDRCMTSSDLTAKTETGRKVEMRLVDDSRIALESDDGVLEMPNYEFRFKG, from the coding sequence CTCCGTAGCATCATCTCCTCCCTACAGCGCACCTCCGCCAAGATAGAAGAGGTGCTCCAGAACACAGAGGACGAGGCCGTGAGGAGTCTGGCGAGTCAGGTTGCCGACCATCAGCTCAGCGTCCCGAGGATGGATGCCCGCCCGTCCAAACCGGACCTGGAGAACACGCTCCTCGGGCAGTGGCATGGGCTAAAGGACTGGTTCCTGGGGGTTGGGGGCCGGGAGAGCGACCCATCTTACCTTCAGAACGAGACCAACGAGACCATCCGCAGGATAACGAGGTTCGCTCAGAGGCTGGGCGAGAGAAACCAGAACATACGGAGCAGGTACAGTGACTACTTGTACCTGGCGGACTGGTTCAGCCGGCTCGAAAGCATCGAAGAGGCACACAGATTATCAGCGTGTGTCTTTGGGGTCCCCAACACCCGCCACTTCGTGGCGGATTCACCGGCTTCCGAGGACATCCACAAGGTCGACTCCAACATGCGGAGGGTTCTCCTGGGCTGGATCGACAGGTGCATGACCAGTTCCGACCTCACTGCCAAGACCGAGACTGGCCGCAAGGTCGAGATGAGACTGGTGGACGACTCGAGGATCGCCCTCGAGTCCGACGATGGCGTCCTGGAGATGCCCAACTACGAGTTCCGCTTCAAGGGTTAG
- a CDS encoding AAA family ATPase: MAQSTDPSTDLPAAFYANGCRLLSSPCSGLGATASVPKKVDLFHQVQERIASLSVHKNQVPVIVADKAQHLRHELLHDLQMIFNFNMDSKNPAMVILCGTPTIVPMLKIHVHEGLLERVIVHHEFSGLEPDEADPYVKAMLKAAGATSPIFTPDAVTAVFEAARGKPRLINALAGKCLLLGYVREARAIDSKIVQHAAMDGLQVPARP; encoded by the coding sequence ATCGCTCAATCCACAGACCCATCTACCGATCTACCTGCCGCTTTCTACGCTAACGGTTGTCGACTTCTATCGTCACCTTGCAGTGGGCTTGGGGCTACTGCCTCGGTTCCGAAAAAGGTCGACTTGTTCCACCAGGTCCAGGAGCGTATCGCGTCCCTGAGCGTACACAAGAATCAGGTCCCGGTGATCGTCGCGGACAAAGCGCAACACCTCCGTCATGAGCTCCTGCACGACCTCCAGATGATCTTCAACTTCAACATGGACTCCAAGAACCCCGCAATGGTCATCCTCTGCGGCACGCCCACGATCGTGCCAATGCTGAAGATCCACGTCCACGAGGGCCTGCTCGAAAGAGTCATAGTCCACCACGAGTTCTCAGGGCTGGAGCCGGACGAGGCCGATCCTTACGTCAAGGCCATGCTCAAAGCAGCCGGCGCCACAAGCCCAATATTCACCCCAGATGCGGTAACGGCCGTCTTCGAGGCCGCAAGAGGGAAACCCAGGCTGATCAACGCACTCGCAGGCAAGTGCCTTCTGCTTGGCTACGTCCGAGAGGCAAGAGCCATAGACTCGAAGATAGTGCAACACGCAGCCATGGACGGCCTGCAGGTCCCGGCAAGGCCTTGA
- a CDS encoding TetR/AcrR family transcriptional regulator, translating to MPSETEYPGKSTRENILEAAIDLFSEKGFDAVSVREITRKVGIRESSLYNHFRSKDELLDVIFETFKTEFGKVILDEKMIQEDLSGMDPEIYLQHHLLTLRDRITPAMQRIWKIVYMEQFRDKRARDFVIREIIGRPAAFYAKVFTAMAEKGVIKPMDPQLLSDEYNYALLAFSLERMLLETDKEDVTPTIRRMFAHIKFFCEAVRK from the coding sequence GTGCCGTCCGAAACCGAGTATCCGGGGAAAAGCACCAGGGAGAACATCCTGGAAGCGGCCATTGATCTGTTCTCCGAAAAAGGCTTCGACGCCGTGTCGGTGCGGGAGATAACCCGAAAGGTGGGTATACGTGAAAGCTCATTGTATAACCACTTCAGGAGCAAAGATGAGTTGCTGGATGTCATCTTCGAGACCTTCAAAACTGAGTTCGGCAAGGTAATTCTTGACGAGAAGATGATCCAGGAAGATCTTTCCGGAATGGACCCCGAGATCTATCTCCAGCACCACCTCCTGACCTTGAGGGACAGGATAACCCCGGCCATGCAGAGAATCTGGAAGATCGTCTATATGGAGCAATTCAGGGACAAGAGAGCAAGGGACTTCGTAATAAGAGAGATCATCGGTCGGCCGGCGGCTTTCTATGCGAAGGTTTTTACGGCTATGGCGGAAAAGGGCGTCATCAAGCCCATGGACCCACAGCTTCTTTCCGACGAGTACAACTACGCTTTGCTGGCATTCTCACTTGAGCGGATGCTCCTGGAAACGGACAAGGAGGACGTCACCCCAACAATTCGACGTATGTTTGCACATATCAAGTTCTTCTGCGAGGCTGTCAGGAAATAG
- a CDS encoding SatD family protein, whose protein sequence is MTDRYIAVKLDIRGSRRTPNRASVQERLFAAMDAVNAAYGEAISAKFVVTHGDEAQGMLWMECAGTLFRIVETMVGAMRPVRLRFGVGVGTLSTPARPEAIGMDGEAWHRAQAAIELAAKERKFIVFRGFGEICDARLGAAANLLLFLSHRWTNDQRRTIAAVEKAPTQSEAAAILKVSPAAVSKSLRTAGWQFYRDGREVLEGMLEALLC, encoded by the coding sequence GTGACGGACAGATACATAGCTGTCAAGCTGGATATTCGGGGATCGCGGCGGACTCCCAACCGGGCGAGTGTGCAGGAACGGCTCTTCGCAGCCATGGATGCGGTCAACGCCGCGTACGGCGAAGCTATCTCCGCGAAGTTCGTAGTCACTCACGGAGATGAAGCCCAGGGCATGCTCTGGATGGAATGCGCGGGGACGCTGTTCCGCATAGTCGAGACGATGGTTGGCGCCATGCGTCCGGTGCGACTCAGGTTCGGGGTAGGCGTGGGAACGCTTTCGACACCAGCCCGCCCTGAGGCTATTGGGATGGACGGGGAAGCATGGCACAGGGCGCAGGCAGCGATCGAGCTAGCCGCCAAGGAACGCAAGTTCATCGTGTTCAGAGGTTTCGGCGAGATCTGCGACGCGCGCCTTGGGGCGGCGGCCAACCTCTTGCTGTTCTTAAGCCACAGGTGGACGAATGACCAGCGGCGGACCATTGCCGCTGTGGAGAAAGCGCCGACGCAATCTGAGGCGGCGGCGATTCTCAAGGTGTCGCCTGCAGCGGTATCCAAGAGCCTTAGGACCGCTGGATGGCAGTTCTATCGTGACGGCCGGGAAGTGCTTGAAGGTATGCTGGAGGCACTCTTGTGCTAA
- a CDS encoding peptidase dimerization domain-containing protein, which yields MTKWTTRTLSMVLALILTFAAAAAATRPQVIPPESPEITAVRQRLDSHVDELSARVIEMSDWLYHNPESGFLEFKAAAMLTDELAKHGFEVEMGVPGLEEAWPEFDRLKFVGGLTPTYSGPPGLPTAFRAKYHGKNEHPVICFVVEYDALRGDPPFHGCQHNMQGPSGVGAAIALAKSMEEHGLPGSVWVVGAPAEEVGPPTKAALAKANYLGGVDFAIRSHGTATDTVRYPGGFSPRHIRQMKYTFHGKPAHAQSAWQGRSALDAVMLLFHAVDMLREHSEPQFRFHGIVSDGGVAPNIVPEMASATIWVRHLADETPLGSVSPKKASEMIDAKVVEIHNAARGAALATGTTVDIDLYGTYAPSVAIGAFNDLAFQYAVDYGGVNIKQANVPRHWEETGFLTLQVPGVHVSIGTAGIPAAAGHSPENAAITLTPEGHENLIQTTKVMAAVGLRLVMDGEMREAIKAEHAKWLEQYDK from the coding sequence ATGACGAAGTGGACCACACGCACGCTCTCAATGGTTCTCGCCCTAATCCTGACCTTTGCTGCCGCAGCCGCGGCAACCCGTCCACAGGTGATCCCGCCCGAATCGCCGGAGATCACCGCCGTGAGACAGAGGCTCGACTCGCATGTAGACGAACTGTCTGCCCGTGTAATCGAGATGAGCGACTGGTTGTACCACAATCCGGAGTCAGGGTTTCTGGAATTCAAAGCAGCAGCGATGCTCACCGATGAGCTCGCGAAGCACGGGTTCGAGGTGGAGATGGGCGTGCCCGGACTCGAGGAGGCCTGGCCGGAATTTGACCGGCTGAAGTTCGTAGGCGGGCTGACTCCCACTTACAGCGGCCCTCCCGGACTGCCCACTGCGTTTCGTGCCAAGTATCACGGAAAGAACGAGCATCCTGTCATCTGCTTCGTTGTCGAGTACGATGCGCTGCGCGGTGATCCCCCGTTCCACGGCTGCCAACACAACATGCAAGGTCCATCCGGAGTAGGGGCCGCCATAGCCCTGGCCAAATCCATGGAGGAGCATGGCCTTCCCGGGAGCGTCTGGGTGGTCGGGGCGCCTGCCGAAGAAGTGGGTCCGCCAACCAAAGCTGCGCTGGCCAAAGCCAATTACCTGGGCGGAGTCGATTTCGCAATAAGAAGCCACGGAACTGCCACTGACACAGTGCGGTATCCAGGCGGGTTCTCGCCTCGGCACATCAGGCAGATGAAGTACACTTTCCACGGCAAGCCCGCGCACGCTCAGAGCGCGTGGCAAGGCAGGAGCGCCCTCGACGCCGTGATGCTTCTGTTCCACGCAGTCGACATGCTCAGAGAACACTCTGAGCCGCAGTTCAGGTTCCACGGGATCGTCAGCGACGGAGGGGTGGCGCCGAACATCGTTCCGGAGATGGCGTCAGCCACTATCTGGGTGAGGCACCTGGCAGACGAGACTCCGCTCGGCTCGGTTTCGCCCAAGAAAGCTTCGGAGATGATTGATGCCAAGGTGGTCGAGATCCACAACGCCGCCCGGGGCGCGGCGCTCGCCACCGGGACCACCGTAGATATCGACCTCTATGGTACATACGCTCCCTCCGTGGCAATCGGCGCCTTCAATGACCTCGCGTTCCAGTACGCAGTCGATTACGGCGGCGTGAATATCAAGCAAGCCAACGTCCCGCGGCACTGGGAGGAAACCGGGTTCCTGACTTTGCAGGTGCCCGGAGTGCACGTGAGCATAGGCACAGCGGGAATCCCCGCTGCAGCAGGCCATTCTCCTGAAAACGCGGCCATAACCCTGACCCCCGAAGGTCATGAAAACCTCATCCAGACCACGAAAGTCATGGCAGCGGTCGGCCTGCGCCTGGTGATGGACGGCGAGATGCGCGAGGCGATTAAGGCAGAGCACGCGAAGTGGCTGGAGCAGTACGATAAGTAG
- a CDS encoding ABC transporter ATP-binding protein codes for MLAVKNLVVRYGDIEVVHGVSISVEDGESVAVIGANGAGKTTLLRTIMGLHREFTGTVLYDGEDIGRLPPWERSRRGIAIVPEGQRVFPDLTVEENLMIGAYSRTDKREIEESPAEVYSLFPILQERKRQVSKTLSGGEQQMLAVGRALMARPRLLLVDEVSTGLMPIFVDKAFQALTELNRRGVSILLLEQNARKSLAAMSRGYVLETGKISLAGSCEDLRRNPDVQKAYLGL; via the coding sequence TTGCTGGCGGTCAAGAACCTTGTAGTCAGGTATGGGGACATCGAAGTCGTCCATGGGGTCTCAATCTCTGTCGAGGACGGTGAAAGCGTGGCGGTAATTGGCGCAAACGGTGCTGGCAAGACTACACTCCTCCGTACCATAATGGGGTTGCACCGGGAATTCACGGGCACCGTCCTCTACGACGGGGAGGACATCGGACGCCTGCCGCCGTGGGAACGGTCTCGGCGCGGGATAGCAATCGTCCCCGAAGGGCAAAGGGTCTTCCCTGACCTGACAGTGGAAGAAAACCTCATGATCGGAGCCTACTCCCGCACTGACAAGCGCGAGATCGAGGAGTCACCCGCGGAAGTGTATTCTCTCTTCCCCATCCTGCAAGAGCGCAAGCGCCAGGTGTCCAAGACACTGAGCGGCGGAGAGCAGCAGATGCTCGCCGTCGGACGCGCACTGATGGCGAGGCCCCGGCTGCTTCTGGTGGATGAAGTTTCAACAGGGCTCATGCCCATATTCGTGGACAAGGCGTTTCAGGCCCTCACCGAGCTGAACCGACGCGGAGTCAGCATACTCCTTCTGGAACAGAACGCGAGGAAATCCCTGGCCGCGATGTCGAGAGGGTACGTTCTCGAAACAGGGAAGATATCCCTTGCAGGAAGTTGCGAGGACCTGAGGCGCAACCCGGATGTCCAGAAGGCGTACCTGGGTCTTTGA
- a CDS encoding ABC transporter ATP-binding protein encodes MPDSRAILVVDHVSKQFYGVHALKDVSMAIAPSTVFGIVGPNGAGKTTLFNIICGVYPPASGKIVFKGRDITALPASGTARLGIARTFQIVHSFRNMTVLDNVIVGCGHKVYGNVSRLVGTYRTREMNEKANALLEMVGLADEAGTLAGKLPIAQQRRMEVARALALEPELLVLDEPCAGLTHGETESLMNLARKVKDSNVTIVMVEHNMGVIMNLCDEVAVLDFGSKIAQGPPSEIAADPRVIEAYLGKEA; translated from the coding sequence ATGCCGGACAGCCGCGCCATTCTAGTAGTGGATCATGTGAGCAAGCAGTTCTACGGAGTTCACGCCCTCAAAGACGTGAGCATGGCCATTGCGCCGAGCACAGTCTTCGGGATCGTGGGGCCTAACGGCGCAGGGAAGACCACTTTGTTCAACATAATCTGCGGCGTGTATCCCCCTGCCTCCGGGAAGATCGTCTTCAAAGGGAGAGACATCACCGCGCTTCCGGCCTCGGGAACCGCGCGCCTCGGCATCGCCCGAACGTTTCAGATAGTCCATTCGTTCCGAAACATGACCGTTCTAGACAATGTGATCGTCGGGTGCGGGCACAAGGTCTATGGGAACGTGTCGCGGTTGGTCGGAACATACAGGACTCGCGAAATGAACGAGAAGGCGAATGCTCTCCTTGAGATGGTCGGCCTTGCGGACGAGGCCGGCACGCTCGCTGGCAAACTCCCCATTGCCCAGCAGCGGCGAATGGAAGTAGCCAGAGCGCTGGCGCTTGAACCGGAGCTCCTTGTTCTTGACGAGCCGTGTGCGGGCCTGACCCACGGCGAGACCGAAAGCCTGATGAACCTCGCGCGCAAGGTCAAAGACAGCAACGTCACCATCGTAATGGTCGAACACAACATGGGGGTCATAATGAACCTGTGCGACGAGGTAGCCGTGCTGGACTTCGGCTCCAAGATCGCTCAAGGGCCTCCTTCGGAGATAGCGGCCGACCCAAGGGTAATAGAAGCCTACCTTGGAAAGGAGGCGTAA
- a CDS encoding branched-chain amino acid ABC transporter permease, with amino-acid sequence MGLYQATIAITIGIFMLLTMGLNIITGYTGQVSLGHAAFFGIGAYTSALLSVKAGIPFWLALPIAAVVTAAVGALLGAVSTRLHDDSLAITTIGVNFVVVSVFQYTQFFGGALGVGGIRYPSVFGHTLTKPEYLVVVIACVVLGIWFDRRLVKSWLGLALRAVGLNEEAAESLGVAGARFKIVAFAIGTAYAGVAGSLYAHFMSFISPQDFGFLTSISIISMAVFGRLGTLRRAILGSLALGLAPEIFRPLVDYRNLMYGALLLLMMRFQPRGLIGDGSLIWEWLRSIAPRRRKPESASGGAA; translated from the coding sequence ATGGGATTGTACCAGGCCACCATCGCTATCACCATCGGGATCTTCATGCTCCTCACCATGGGCCTCAATATCATCACAGGTTACACAGGCCAGGTCTCCCTGGGCCACGCTGCGTTCTTCGGAATCGGAGCATACACATCCGCCCTCCTGTCCGTCAAGGCCGGCATTCCCTTCTGGCTGGCGCTGCCCATCGCCGCGGTGGTCACAGCGGCGGTTGGAGCACTCTTGGGCGCGGTCAGCACGCGTCTGCACGACGACTCGCTGGCAATAACCACGATAGGCGTCAACTTCGTGGTCGTGTCGGTGTTTCAGTACACCCAGTTCTTCGGGGGTGCCCTGGGAGTGGGAGGAATTCGGTATCCCTCGGTGTTCGGCCACACTCTGACCAAACCAGAATATCTGGTTGTCGTGATCGCCTGCGTAGTGCTCGGCATCTGGTTTGACAGGCGGCTCGTCAAGTCCTGGCTTGGGCTGGCCCTTCGGGCCGTCGGCCTCAACGAAGAGGCCGCTGAGTCCCTGGGGGTCGCGGGCGCCCGGTTCAAGATAGTGGCGTTCGCCATCGGAACTGCCTACGCCGGGGTCGCGGGCTCCCTTTACGCTCACTTCATGTCTTTCATCAGCCCACAGGACTTCGGGTTTCTCACATCAATCAGCATAATCTCCATGGCGGTGTTTGGCAGACTCGGGACTCTCCGGCGAGCAATCCTTGGCTCCCTTGCGTTGGGCCTGGCCCCTGAGATCTTCCGTCCGCTGGTCGATTACAGAAACCTCATGTACGGCGCGCTGTTGCTGCTGATGATGAGGTTCCAGCCCAGAGGGCTCATAGGCGACGGCAGCTTGATCTGGGAATGGCTCCGGTCGATCGCGCCGCGCAGACGCAAGCCCGAGAGCGCGTCAGGAGGTGCAGCGTGA
- a CDS encoding ABC transporter substrate-binding protein: MRNPFRWLLVALVGLVVCFCVVPVVGADPIKVGLHAPLTGFAAADGLSVKQSVELAAKQINDADGINGQPIQLVIYDDRADAKEAVAVAHKLIEQDKVVAVVGGSYSAPMRAVALIYQQSKVPVVGGFAVHPDITRAGDYVFRVGMLGPIEGAAAGEVAGRILGAKTACQMTMDNEFGRALAEGFRQRAAQLGIKILWETLYPLGEKDFTPYLARLRQLNPDVIFVSGYYNEAAQFCKQAKDMGVKSQILGEEGFDSPKFIEIAGKAAEGVIIATNLNRDDPRPAARTFIDGFRKLYKMEPDMVGESNYDAFLLIADSLRRANCTDPKAVRDAIVATSNFDGATGVVLGFNALGECTKPIQVQIVKDGQFPHYGEVSDPAIITPPDK, encoded by the coding sequence ATGCGCAATCCATTCAGGTGGTTGTTGGTGGCGTTGGTGGGTCTGGTTGTCTGTTTTTGTGTTGTGCCTGTGGTCGGTGCAGATCCCATAAAGGTCGGCCTGCACGCTCCCCTGACCGGGTTCGCGGCCGCCGACGGCCTCAGTGTCAAGCAATCCGTTGAACTTGCTGCAAAGCAGATAAACGATGCCGACGGCATCAACGGCCAGCCCATCCAGCTTGTCATCTACGACGACCGCGCCGACGCCAAGGAAGCGGTCGCCGTGGCTCACAAGCTGATCGAACAGGACAAAGTGGTGGCGGTTGTGGGCGGTTCTTATAGCGCTCCTATGAGGGCGGTTGCCCTTATATACCAGCAAAGCAAGGTCCCGGTGGTAGGAGGGTTCGCCGTTCACCCCGATATCACCAGAGCCGGAGACTATGTGTTCCGCGTAGGCATGCTGGGGCCGATTGAGGGCGCTGCGGCAGGCGAAGTCGCGGGGAGAATCCTCGGAGCGAAGACCGCATGCCAGATGACCATGGACAACGAATTCGGGAGGGCGCTCGCGGAAGGGTTCCGCCAAAGAGCCGCCCAGCTGGGGATTAAGATCCTCTGGGAGACCTTGTATCCTCTCGGGGAGAAAGACTTCACCCCTTACCTGGCCAGGCTGCGGCAGCTCAACCCGGATGTGATATTCGTAAGCGGGTACTACAACGAAGCAGCGCAGTTCTGCAAGCAGGCCAAGGATATGGGGGTCAAGTCGCAGATTCTGGGCGAGGAGGGCTTCGATTCTCCCAAGTTCATCGAGATCGCAGGCAAGGCCGCTGAAGGCGTGATAATCGCCACGAACCTCAACAGAGACGACCCGCGCCCGGCGGCGAGAACCTTCATCGACGGCTTCCGCAAGCTCTACAAGATGGAGCCCGACATGGTCGGGGAGTCCAACTACGACGCTTTCCTGCTGATCGCGGACAGCCTGCGCAGAGCCAACTGCACCGACCCGAAGGCTGTTCGGGATGCGATCGTCGCGACTAGCAACTTCGACGGCGCGACCGGAGTTGTCCTCGGGTTCAACGCCCTCGGCGAATGCACCAAACCGATACAGGTCCAGATCGTTAAGGACGGACAGTTCCCCCATTACGGGGAGGTCAGCGATCCCGCCATCATCACACCTCCAGACAAGTAA
- a CDS encoding DMT family transporter, producing the protein MAEPVSEGPIAVPGSSYGTETHRPRRRTALGYALAFSAAVLWGTLGIFAVLIYRYSLDPVVLVTLRAGIAALALLIILCIADRSALHVELKDVPFFIAFGLFSVALNYVSYFEAIARTSATTAVVLLYTSPIFVAIAASFAFGERITAAKGIAFVVTLAGCLLVVGGYDSTRLVADPEGVALGIAAAVTYASYTILSKYSLAKYRSSTTVLYALAFGSLFLIIFSAPRLGQIASLPWRAWILVAAVALGPTLGSYALYVGALNYIEASHAGIVCMAEPVATGILAYVILGERMEGLQVVGAITVVLGVLILQLRPRNLSQSPNDRSTPA; encoded by the coding sequence TTGGCTGAGCCGGTGTCGGAAGGACCCATAGCAGTCCCCGGTTCTTCTTACGGCACGGAGACACATAGACCAAGGCGGCGGACCGCACTGGGATACGCTCTGGCCTTTTCGGCCGCGGTCCTCTGGGGGACTCTTGGGATATTCGCTGTGCTCATCTACAGATACAGTCTCGACCCCGTCGTTCTCGTAACGCTGCGCGCAGGTATCGCGGCGTTAGCGCTCTTGATCATTCTGTGCATCGCTGACCGTTCCGCGCTGCATGTCGAGCTGAAGGATGTGCCCTTCTTCATTGCGTTTGGGCTATTCAGCGTAGCCCTGAACTACGTCTCGTACTTCGAAGCTATCGCGCGCACTTCGGCTACAACAGCTGTAGTCCTGCTTTACACATCCCCCATTTTCGTTGCCATTGCAGCTTCTTTCGCGTTTGGAGAACGCATAACCGCTGCAAAGGGCATCGCCTTCGTCGTGACGCTCGCCGGCTGTCTCCTGGTGGTCGGGGGGTATGACTCGACGCGGCTCGTGGCGGATCCTGAGGGAGTCGCGCTGGGGATCGCCGCGGCCGTCACCTACGCGTCCTACACCATCTTGAGCAAGTATTCTTTGGCGAAGTACAGATCGTCAACTACAGTTCTGTATGCCCTCGCTTTCGGGAGTCTGTTTCTCATTATCTTCTCAGCGCCCCGTCTTGGTCAGATAGCGAGCTTGCCGTGGCGCGCATGGATCCTCGTCGCCGCGGTGGCCCTAGGTCCAACTCTGGGTTCGTATGCACTGTACGTGGGAGCGCTGAACTACATCGAAGCGAGCCATGCCGGCATCGTTTGCATGGCTGAGCCTGTAGCCACCGGAATCCTGGCCTACGTGATCCTGGGCGAGCGAATGGAGGGGCTGCAGGTGGTCGGAGCGATCACGGTTGTCCTCGGCGTGCTAATCCTTCAGCTGAGACCCAGAAACCTTAGTCAGTCGCCTAATGACCGTTCAACGCCGGCGTGA